A stretch of Myxococcus hansupus DNA encodes these proteins:
- the fusA gene encoding elongation factor G, which yields MSRQTRIERYRNIGIMAHIDAGKTTLTERVLFLTGRIHSVGEVHDGSTEMDWLPQEKQRGITITSAATTAFWQPRQGLGAGVPHRINILDTPGHVDFTIEVERSLRVLDGAVAVFDASQGVEPQSEAVWRQADRYGVPRIAFINKMDKVGADFAMSVASIQARLGARPVAVQWPLGEGSEFRGLVDLVHLRAVAFDSEDGAFRDGLPVPEAVRQEVEAQRLRLIEACADADATVLEKFVDGRLEDITAEDLERALRSGTLARTLVPVLCGSAFKKKGVQMLLDAIVNYLPAPSDVAAVEGFVPGTDERVSRPVSDVGPPAALAFKLMSDKAVGGIVFLRVYSGTLRAGTVLLNPVTGRRERVGRLMFMHANRREEVAEVHAGDICAALGLKGVRTGDTLCDPEAPVVLESLGVMEPVVQLAVEARSPAELPKLEEGLNRLAAEDPSLCVGVDPESGQVLLSGMGELHLEVVVDRLKTEHGVEARVGQPKVAWRDTLQRQVRQEYRHVRQSGGPGQYAVVVLDVGPAPRGAGLVFVDDTRGGTIPRELIPAIEKGVAGAMARGVRGVPLVDVEVRLVDGDTHVRDSTPQAFSVAGSLALQAAARSAGVQPLEPVMEVEVTTPEEYLGEVLGDLSARRGRVLGMEARGVVRLVTARVPMANLFGYVTGLRGRTQGRAQASMRLGAYEPVPEALQAAFIEARA from the coding sequence ATGTCTCGCCAGACACGCATCGAGCGGTACCGCAACATTGGCATCATGGCGCACATCGACGCGGGCAAGACGACGCTCACCGAGCGCGTCCTCTTTTTGACGGGCCGCATCCACTCCGTGGGCGAAGTGCACGACGGCTCCACGGAGATGGACTGGCTGCCGCAGGAGAAGCAGCGCGGCATCACCATCACCTCCGCGGCCACCACCGCGTTCTGGCAACCCCGGCAGGGCCTGGGCGCGGGCGTGCCTCACCGCATCAACATCCTGGACACCCCGGGCCACGTGGACTTCACCATCGAGGTGGAGCGCTCGTTGCGCGTGCTGGACGGCGCGGTGGCGGTGTTCGACGCGAGCCAGGGCGTGGAGCCTCAGTCGGAGGCGGTGTGGCGGCAGGCGGACCGGTACGGCGTGCCTCGCATCGCCTTCATCAACAAGATGGACAAGGTGGGCGCCGACTTCGCGATGAGCGTGGCGTCCATCCAGGCGCGGCTGGGCGCGCGTCCGGTGGCCGTGCAGTGGCCCCTGGGCGAGGGCTCGGAGTTCCGTGGCCTGGTGGACCTGGTCCACCTGCGCGCGGTGGCGTTCGACTCGGAGGACGGCGCGTTCCGTGACGGCCTGCCGGTGCCGGAGGCGGTCCGCCAGGAGGTGGAGGCGCAGCGACTGCGGCTCATCGAGGCGTGCGCGGACGCGGACGCCACGGTGCTGGAGAAGTTCGTTGACGGACGGCTGGAGGACATCACCGCCGAGGACCTGGAGCGCGCGCTGCGCTCGGGCACCCTGGCGCGGACGCTGGTGCCGGTGCTGTGCGGGTCGGCCTTCAAGAAGAAGGGAGTACAGATGTTGCTGGACGCCATCGTCAACTACCTCCCCGCGCCGTCGGACGTGGCCGCCGTCGAGGGCTTTGTACCTGGCACGGATGAGCGTGTGTCCCGGCCCGTGTCCGACGTGGGGCCTCCCGCCGCGCTGGCCTTCAAGCTGATGAGCGACAAGGCCGTGGGCGGCATCGTGTTCCTGCGCGTCTATTCGGGCACGTTGCGCGCTGGCACCGTCCTGCTCAACCCCGTCACCGGACGGCGGGAGCGGGTGGGGCGCCTAATGTTCATGCATGCCAACCGCCGTGAAGAGGTGGCGGAGGTGCATGCGGGCGACATCTGCGCGGCGCTCGGGCTGAAGGGCGTGCGCACGGGCGACACGTTGTGCGACCCGGAGGCGCCGGTGGTGCTGGAGTCGTTGGGCGTCATGGAGCCCGTGGTGCAGCTCGCCGTGGAGGCGCGCTCGCCCGCGGAGTTGCCGAAGTTGGAGGAGGGCCTGAACCGGCTGGCGGCGGAGGACCCGTCGCTGTGCGTGGGCGTGGACCCGGAGAGCGGCCAGGTGCTGCTGTCCGGCATGGGTGAGCTTCACCTGGAGGTGGTCGTGGACCGATTGAAGACCGAGCATGGCGTGGAGGCCCGCGTGGGCCAGCCCAAGGTGGCCTGGCGTGACACGCTCCAGCGACAGGTGCGTCAGGAGTACCGGCACGTCCGCCAGTCGGGTGGACCCGGCCAGTACGCCGTCGTGGTGCTGGACGTGGGGCCGGCGCCTCGGGGCGCGGGGCTCGTCTTCGTGGACGACACCCGGGGCGGCACCATTCCCCGGGAGCTGATTCCCGCCATCGAAAAGGGCGTGGCGGGGGCCATGGCCCGGGGCGTGCGCGGCGTGCCGCTGGTGGACGTGGAGGTGCGGCTGGTGGATGGGGACACGCACGTGCGTGACTCCACGCCCCAGGCGTTCTCCGTGGCGGGTTCGCTGGCGCTCCAGGCGGCGGCGCGCAGCGCGGGCGTCCAACCTCTTGAGCCCGTCATGGAGGTGGAGGTCACCACGCCCGAGGAGTACCTGGGTGAGGTGCTGGGTGACCTGTCGGCGCGGCGGGGCCGGGTGCTGGGCATGGAAGCGCGCGGGGTGGTGCGGCTCGTCACCGCGCGCGTGCCCATGGCCAACCTCTTCGGCTACGTGACGGGGCTCCGAGGTCGGACGCAGGGACGGGCCCAGGCGAGCATGCGCCTGGGCGCGTACGAACCTGTTCCGGAGGCGCTCCAGGCCGCGTTCATCGAAGCGCGAGCCTGA
- a CDS encoding metallophosphoesterase, translated as MPRWVSLLLFFVPVLAVLAVGHVYLYRRLVRDVTQRHRLRRAGQVLFAVGFAGALGARAIGSVLPSETARRLGIVFLAWIGLVLYLLMFTLAVDLLRAAVAWRARRTERTEPDAPASPERRALLGQGLAVSAGLAGASVSSYGNWRAFHPPDVRDIPVRLPNLPRALEGLTLVQLTDIHIGGVIQRRFIDELVSRTNALKPDLIAITGDLVDGSVDALGTFAGGLGKLSARYGTFFVTGNHDYYSGANAWVAFLEGLGIQVLRNRSVSIGDAGASFQLAGVDDWSAHRMGERGYDLDAALRDVRPDQASVLLAHQPSNFDEVARRGVGLQVSGHTHGGQMFPGNLVGDLIWGDRNAGLSRTNDSLIYVSRGCGFVGPPMRVGAPPEIARLVLLPA; from the coding sequence ATGCCACGCTGGGTCAGCCTGCTCCTCTTCTTCGTCCCCGTGCTCGCCGTGCTGGCGGTGGGCCACGTCTACCTCTACCGCCGGCTCGTCCGTGACGTGACGCAGCGCCACAGGCTGCGGCGCGCCGGACAGGTGCTGTTCGCCGTGGGCTTCGCGGGGGCACTGGGTGCCAGGGCCATTGGCTCGGTCCTGCCCTCCGAGACAGCGCGCCGCCTGGGCATCGTCTTCCTCGCCTGGATTGGACTGGTGCTCTACCTGCTCATGTTCACCCTCGCGGTGGACCTGCTGCGGGCCGCGGTTGCCTGGCGCGCGCGCCGCACGGAGCGCACGGAGCCGGACGCGCCCGCCTCACCGGAGCGAAGGGCCTTGCTGGGCCAGGGGCTCGCCGTGAGCGCGGGACTCGCGGGCGCGTCGGTGAGTTCGTACGGTAACTGGCGCGCCTTCCACCCGCCCGACGTGCGCGACATCCCCGTGCGCCTGCCGAACCTGCCTCGCGCGTTGGAGGGCCTCACCCTGGTGCAGCTCACCGACATCCACATCGGTGGCGTGATTCAGCGCCGCTTCATCGACGAGCTGGTCTCGCGCACCAACGCGCTCAAGCCGGACCTCATCGCCATCACCGGCGACCTGGTCGACGGCTCGGTGGATGCGCTGGGCACGTTCGCGGGCGGACTGGGGAAGCTGAGCGCGCGGTACGGCACGTTCTTCGTCACCGGCAACCACGACTACTACTCGGGCGCCAACGCGTGGGTCGCCTTCCTGGAGGGCCTGGGCATCCAGGTGCTGCGCAACCGCTCGGTGTCCATTGGAGACGCCGGGGCGTCCTTCCAGCTCGCGGGCGTGGATGACTGGAGCGCCCACCGGATGGGCGAGCGCGGCTACGACCTGGACGCGGCGCTGCGCGACGTGCGGCCGGACCAGGCCTCGGTGCTGCTGGCGCACCAGCCCTCCAACTTCGACGAGGTGGCCCGGCGTGGCGTGGGGCTCCAGGTCTCCGGCCACACGCACGGCGGGCAGATGTTCCCGGGCAACCTCGTGGGCGACCTCATCTGGGGAGACCGCAACGCGGGGCTGAGCCGGACGAACGACTCGCTCATCTATGTGAGCCGGGGCTGCGGCTTCGTGGGTCCGCCCATGCGCGTGGGCGCCCCGCCGGAGATCGCCCGGCTGGTGCTGCTGCCCGCGTAG
- a CDS encoding DEAD/DEAH box helicase translates to MTFDELQLQETLLRAVKAEGYTTPTPIQQKAIPHALAGKDVLGVAQTGTGKTAAFALPILQRLSAKAPPGGARPVRCLVLTPTRELAGQVGESFATYGKNLPLRHTVIFGGVGQNPQVQALQRGVDVLVATPGRLLDLMEQGCVSLRSLEVFVLDEADRMLDMGFIHDVRRVIKALPSKRQTLFFSATLPPDIVDLARSILTDPVRVEVTPASSTAETVSQQVYFVEREQKRGLLTHLLKEGNISRALVFTRTKHGANRVAKQLEGAGVSSAAIHGNKSQNARERALDEFRSGTLRVLVATDIAARGIDIDGLSYVVNYDLPNVPEQYVHRIGRTGRAGASGTAVSFCDAEERAYLRDIERTIRRNVPVVEDHPYRSGQAAPRPVSHASGAAPEARSSGNGGRSQGAPRPAGNGGGGGHSAGASRRRRGGRGAGSGGGGGRGQGRPEGGRSAQGSGGSGGNASRGGQGGSRGSGGGRPAVAQAPAKAPEASPLPPRRPSPKWF, encoded by the coding sequence ATGACTTTCGACGAACTTCAGCTCCAAGAAACCCTCCTGCGCGCCGTCAAGGCGGAGGGCTACACCACCCCCACGCCCATCCAGCAGAAGGCCATCCCCCACGCCCTGGCTGGGAAGGACGTGCTGGGCGTTGCCCAGACGGGCACGGGCAAGACGGCGGCGTTCGCGCTGCCCATCCTTCAGCGGCTGTCCGCCAAGGCGCCCCCGGGCGGCGCCCGGCCCGTGCGCTGCCTCGTCCTGACGCCCACGCGCGAACTGGCGGGGCAGGTGGGCGAGAGCTTCGCGACCTACGGCAAGAATCTGCCGCTGCGGCACACGGTCATCTTCGGTGGCGTGGGCCAGAATCCGCAGGTCCAGGCGCTGCAGCGGGGCGTGGACGTTCTCGTGGCCACGCCTGGCCGCCTGCTGGACCTGATGGAGCAGGGCTGCGTGTCGCTGCGCTCGCTCGAGGTCTTCGTCCTCGACGAGGCGGACCGCATGCTGGACATGGGCTTCATCCACGACGTGCGGCGCGTCATCAAGGCGCTGCCGTCCAAGCGGCAGACGCTGTTCTTCAGCGCGACCCTGCCGCCGGACATCGTGGACCTGGCGCGCAGCATCCTCACGGACCCCGTCCGCGTGGAAGTGACGCCGGCTTCCAGCACCGCGGAGACGGTGAGCCAGCAAGTGTACTTCGTGGAGCGCGAGCAGAAGCGCGGCCTCCTCACGCACCTCCTGAAGGAAGGCAACATCAGCCGCGCGCTCGTCTTCACCCGCACCAAGCACGGCGCGAACCGGGTGGCGAAGCAGTTGGAGGGCGCGGGCGTGAGCTCGGCGGCCATCCACGGCAACAAGAGCCAGAACGCCCGTGAGCGCGCGCTGGACGAGTTCCGCTCCGGGACGCTCCGCGTGCTGGTGGCCACGGACATCGCCGCGCGTGGCATCGACATCGACGGGCTGAGCTACGTCGTCAACTACGACCTGCCCAACGTGCCCGAGCAGTACGTCCACCGCATTGGCCGCACCGGCCGCGCGGGCGCCAGTGGCACGGCCGTGTCCTTCTGCGACGCCGAGGAGCGCGCGTACCTGCGTGACATCGAGCGCACCATCCGCCGCAACGTGCCGGTGGTGGAGGACCACCCGTACCGTTCGGGCCAGGCCGCGCCGCGTCCCGTGAGCCACGCCTCGGGCGCCGCGCCGGAGGCCCGGTCTTCGGGCAACGGTGGGCGTTCCCAGGGCGCGCCGCGTCCCGCGGGGAACGGTGGTGGCGGCGGGCACTCCGCGGGCGCTTCCCGGCGCCGCCGGGGTGGCCGTGGGGCGGGCAGTGGCGGTGGCGGTGGCCGCGGGCAGGGACGTCCCGAGGGTGGTCGCTCGGCGCAGGGTTCGGGCGGCTCGGGTGGCAACGCCAGCCGGGGTGGCCAGGGTGGCTCCCGCGGTTCGGGCGGCGGCCGTCCCGCGGTGGCGCAGGCTCCGGCGAAGGCCCCCGAGGCCTCGCCGCTTCCTCCGCGTCGCCCGTCGCCCAAGTGGTTCTGA
- a CDS encoding AI-2E family transporter: MGDSRRWSNFVFAGLFALALILFSRILLPFLMPVLLGGFLVVLFMPLQDYLCQKLRGRKSLSAAVSTVTVFLLILAPLALVGWMVAREVLQFVTQAHQLLEQEHLRQPFLDSLPLGLDRYLRLETDGVEAERALMSAVTGGAALLRDIAAAGTDLVINLFLMTVAMYYFFLDGRRLVSEVMRLVPLDRRYFEAFSREFTDVAYAIIYGNTVTAIIQGAVGFVGLLIAGVPHAGVWGAAMVLVALVPVGGTALVWGPIGVVLIAANQVGEGVFLLSWGAFLVGSIDNVIRPRLCGSRMALHPLLVFLSMFGGLAVFGMMGLLVGPLIASIFMAMVRIYRRDFLGIGRAEHLATESTEESSPSMDVPQTARMPAAAQAMGQAATLNA; encoded by the coding sequence GTGGGTGACTCGAGGCGGTGGTCCAACTTTGTTTTCGCCGGGCTGTTCGCCCTGGCGCTGATTCTCTTCTCCAGGATTCTGCTGCCGTTCTTGATGCCGGTGTTGCTCGGCGGCTTCCTGGTCGTGCTGTTCATGCCGTTGCAGGACTACCTGTGCCAGAAGCTGCGGGGCCGCAAGTCCCTCAGCGCGGCGGTGTCCACTGTCACGGTGTTCCTGCTCATCCTGGCGCCGCTGGCGCTGGTGGGCTGGATGGTGGCGCGCGAGGTGCTCCAGTTCGTGACGCAGGCGCACCAGTTGCTCGAGCAGGAGCACCTGCGTCAGCCGTTCCTCGACAGCCTGCCGCTGGGGTTGGACCGCTACCTGCGCCTGGAGACGGACGGCGTGGAGGCGGAGCGGGCGTTGATGTCGGCTGTGACGGGCGGCGCGGCGCTGCTGCGGGACATCGCCGCGGCGGGCACGGACCTGGTCATCAACCTGTTCCTGATGACCGTGGCCATGTACTACTTCTTCCTCGACGGACGCCGGCTCGTGTCCGAGGTCATGCGCCTGGTCCCCCTGGACCGCCGCTACTTCGAGGCCTTCTCGCGCGAGTTCACCGACGTCGCGTACGCCATCATCTATGGCAACACCGTCACCGCCATCATCCAGGGCGCGGTGGGCTTCGTCGGGCTGCTCATCGCCGGGGTGCCTCACGCCGGCGTGTGGGGCGCGGCCATGGTGCTGGTGGCGCTGGTGCCGGTGGGCGGGACGGCCCTCGTCTGGGGCCCCATTGGCGTGGTGCTCATCGCCGCGAACCAGGTGGGCGAAGGCGTGTTCCTCCTCTCCTGGGGCGCCTTCCTGGTGGGCAGCATCGACAACGTCATCCGGCCCCGGCTGTGCGGTTCGCGGATGGCGTTGCATCCGCTGCTCGTCTTCCTGTCCATGTTCGGCGGGTTGGCGGTGTTCGGGATGATGGGACTGCTGGTGGGGCCGCTCATCGCCTCCATCTTCATGGCGATGGTCCGCATCTACCGGCGTGACTTCCTGGGCATCGGCCGCGCCGAGCACCTGGCGACCGAGTCCACGGAGGAGTCCTCACCGTCGATGGACGTGCCGCAAACCGCGCGGATGCCGGCGGCCGCGCAGGCGATGGGACAGGCGGCGACGCTCAACGCCTGA
- a CDS encoding ZIP family metal transporter gives MWAGLVASLLAGMATGLGALPVLVTSELSRKAQDRMLGFSAGVMLAATSFSLVIPAMELVRGQGHDGLSAALRVAAAVLAGGLFLRIWHDLMPHEHALKGHEGHGGAKWNSVLLFVLAMTLHNFPEGLAVGVSFAAPQPELGMSVALGIGAQNIPEGLVVALALRATGASATRAAVLALLTGLVEPVGALVGLGALSLSSALLPWGLAFAGGAMLYVISHEMIPESHRGGFEREATTGLMWGFVLALVLDMSLG, from the coding sequence ATGTGGGCGGGGCTGGTGGCAAGCCTGCTGGCGGGAATGGCGACAGGATTGGGCGCGCTGCCGGTGCTCGTCACCTCGGAGCTCAGCCGGAAGGCCCAGGACCGGATGTTGGGCTTCAGCGCGGGCGTGATGCTGGCGGCCACGTCCTTCTCCCTGGTCATCCCGGCGATGGAGCTGGTGCGAGGGCAGGGCCACGACGGCCTCTCCGCGGCGCTGCGCGTGGCCGCGGCGGTGTTGGCTGGCGGACTCTTCCTGCGCATCTGGCATGACTTGATGCCCCACGAGCACGCGCTCAAGGGACACGAGGGCCACGGCGGCGCGAAGTGGAACAGCGTGCTGCTGTTCGTGCTGGCGATGACGCTGCACAACTTTCCGGAAGGGTTGGCGGTGGGCGTGTCCTTCGCGGCGCCCCAGCCTGAGCTCGGCATGTCGGTGGCGCTGGGCATCGGCGCGCAGAACATCCCCGAGGGCCTGGTGGTGGCGCTCGCCCTGCGCGCCACGGGCGCGTCGGCGACCCGGGCCGCCGTGCTCGCGCTGCTCACGGGCCTGGTGGAGCCGGTGGGGGCGCTGGTCGGCCTGGGGGCCTTGTCACTCAGTTCGGCGCTATTGCCGTGGGGCCTGGCCTTCGCGGGCGGCGCGATGCTCTACGTCATCAGCCACGAGATGATTCCGGAGAGCCACCGCGGCGGCTTCGAGCGCGAAGCCACCACGGGCCTCATGTGGGGCTTCGTGCTCGCGCTGGTGCTGGACATGTCGCTGGGCTGA
- a CDS encoding FKBP-type peptidyl-prolyl cis-trans isomerase translates to MLRSLLVPVLLAVSLLGCGDDDNVNPETGDPTKVTYAESLNVDLNAMTRLPSGLYIQDTFPAPDGALAEVGTRVQVRYTGYRPDGLSFDATGNGPALGFTLGTGQVIKGWDEGIVGMRVGGRRRLIIPSDLGYGATGVGSRIPPHTVLIFDTELVSVR, encoded by the coding sequence ATGCTCCGCTCCCTGCTGGTTCCCGTTCTCCTCGCCGTGTCGCTGCTCGGCTGTGGCGACGACGACAACGTCAACCCCGAGACGGGCGACCCCACCAAGGTGACCTACGCCGAGTCCCTGAACGTGGACCTGAACGCGATGACCCGGCTGCCCAGCGGGCTCTACATCCAGGACACCTTCCCCGCGCCCGACGGCGCGCTGGCCGAGGTCGGGACTCGGGTGCAGGTCCGCTACACGGGCTACCGGCCGGACGGGCTGAGCTTCGACGCCACCGGCAATGGGCCGGCCCTCGGCTTCACCCTGGGCACCGGGCAGGTCATCAAGGGCTGGGACGAGGGCATCGTCGGGATGCGCGTCGGTGGCCGCCGGCGCCTCATCATTCCGTCGGACCTTGGCTATGGCGCCACCGGCGTGGGCAGCCGGATTCCTCCGCACACGGTGCTCATCTTCGACACCGAGCTCGTGTCGGTCCGCTGA
- a CDS encoding DUF2269 family protein: protein MNVHNVLKLLHLIAVVVFLGDIIVTAVWRLLADRTREPRVMAYALRLVQFTDTYLLVPSVFALAATGMLRAYLLDISLWTNPALAAGQVCFMLCGVVWSQTLRPIQARQLAMAEAFSDSESSFDDYLLLTKKWFRWGIVAMALAFGSMALMTLR from the coding sequence ATGAACGTCCACAACGTCCTGAAGCTCCTGCACCTCATCGCCGTGGTGGTGTTCCTGGGCGACATCATCGTGACGGCCGTGTGGCGCCTGCTCGCGGACAGGACGCGCGAGCCCCGGGTGATGGCCTACGCCCTGCGGCTGGTGCAGTTCACCGACACGTACCTGCTGGTGCCCAGCGTCTTCGCGCTCGCCGCCACCGGCATGCTCCGCGCGTACCTCCTGGACATCTCGCTGTGGACGAACCCGGCGCTCGCCGCGGGGCAGGTCTGCTTCATGCTGTGCGGCGTGGTGTGGAGCCAGACGCTGCGCCCCATCCAGGCGCGGCAGTTGGCCATGGCCGAGGCCTTCAGCGACTCCGAGTCCTCGTTCGACGACTACCTGCTGCTCACGAAGAAGTGGTTTCGCTGGGGCATTGTGGCCATGGCGCTCGCCTTCGGCTCCATGGCGCTGATGACGCTCCGCTGA
- a CDS encoding RNA polymerase sigma factor, which yields MRSPTDEELMERFRDGAQDAFEDLFARHAGRVQGFLARMVRDGALAEDLLQATFLSVIRSRGRYEPGTRFTPWLMTIAANAARDALRHQRHVDAYASTEDATPPTGLAPDASDPSLRRHLLDALHQLHPDHREAVVLSKVEGWSFDEIGALRGISAGAARLRAHRGYEKLRELLGGLEVAR from the coding sequence ATGAGGAGTCCAACGGACGAAGAGCTCATGGAACGGTTTCGCGACGGAGCACAGGACGCCTTCGAGGACCTCTTCGCGCGGCATGCGGGGCGGGTTCAGGGGTTCCTGGCCCGGATGGTGCGCGATGGCGCGCTCGCGGAGGATTTGCTCCAGGCCACCTTCCTGTCCGTCATCCGCTCACGGGGCCGCTATGAGCCCGGCACGCGCTTCACGCCGTGGCTGATGACCATCGCCGCGAACGCCGCGCGCGACGCGTTGAGGCACCAACGCCACGTGGACGCCTACGCCTCCACCGAGGACGCCACGCCCCCCACGGGGCTCGCGCCGGACGCCAGCGACCCGTCCCTCCGGAGACATCTGCTGGATGCGCTGCACCAACTCCACCCCGACCACCGCGAGGCCGTGGTGCTCAGCAAGGTGGAGGGCTGGTCCTTCGATGAGATTGGCGCGCTGCGCGGCATCAGCGCGGGCGCGGCGCGGCTGCGAGCGCACCGGGGCTACGAGAAACTGCGGGAGCTGCTGGGCGGATTGGAGGTGGCGCGATGA
- a CDS encoding cyclic nucleotide-binding domain-containing protein, translated as MSGSEAESNMGAPRRGTTGEGAFQALMMAPSPDVAAQLYEELGLSQRERLQKDAAQAAVEERQRLAEVLRQARDFSGAARLLDGCGAAALVAELYVQGGRYVDAAEAWLRAGEVERAAAAFERGGAMERALEVYRGLGAREAMAHCLVRLGRPYEAAQLYRELGQPHAEVEALGGVPSGDPRHLESVLRMCKLLDAEGFTRRALALLADTMRGSETARADPALATEKARLLRRMGMDAEAEAVIARLPSSASAPESNGYHYLKAIPIFGELSLDDMKDLYRVARQVLIPAGAVLLEKGTPGSGLFVMLEGAVDVFSGPEAEARRLNTLGPGAYLGEISLVQDAPVSAQVRARTAVRALRITRAGFQHYLDTHDAAALRIFRLFTHNLAARVRALST; from the coding sequence ATGTCAGGGTCCGAGGCGGAGTCGAACATGGGGGCCCCTCGTCGAGGCACGACGGGGGAGGGGGCGTTCCAGGCGCTGATGATGGCGCCGTCGCCCGACGTGGCCGCGCAGCTCTACGAGGAGTTGGGGCTGTCTCAGCGGGAGCGGCTCCAGAAGGACGCCGCCCAGGCCGCGGTGGAGGAGCGCCAGCGGCTGGCGGAGGTCCTCCGGCAGGCCCGTGACTTCTCCGGCGCGGCGCGCCTCCTGGATGGTTGTGGCGCGGCGGCCCTGGTGGCGGAGCTGTACGTCCAGGGCGGGCGCTATGTGGACGCCGCGGAGGCCTGGCTGCGCGCCGGCGAGGTGGAGCGCGCCGCGGCGGCGTTCGAGCGCGGTGGCGCCATGGAGCGCGCCCTGGAGGTCTACCGGGGGCTGGGGGCCCGCGAGGCGATGGCCCACTGCCTGGTCCGCCTGGGACGTCCCTATGAAGCCGCGCAGCTCTACCGGGAGCTGGGCCAGCCACACGCGGAGGTGGAGGCGCTCGGGGGTGTTCCCTCCGGGGATCCGCGTCATCTGGAGTCCGTGCTGCGCATGTGCAAGCTGCTGGACGCGGAGGGCTTCACCCGGCGCGCGCTGGCGTTGCTCGCGGACACGATGCGGGGCTCGGAGACCGCGCGCGCGGACCCGGCGCTGGCCACGGAGAAGGCCCGGCTGCTGCGCCGCATGGGCATGGACGCGGAGGCGGAGGCCGTCATCGCCCGGCTGCCGTCGAGCGCCTCGGCGCCGGAGTCCAACGGCTATCACTACCTGAAGGCCATCCCCATCTTCGGCGAGCTGTCGCTCGACGACATGAAGGACCTGTACCGCGTGGCCCGCCAGGTGCTCATTCCCGCCGGCGCGGTGCTCCTGGAGAAGGGCACGCCGGGGAGCGGGCTCTTCGTGATGCTGGAGGGCGCGGTGGACGTGTTCAGCGGCCCGGAGGCAGAGGCCCGCCGCCTCAACACGCTGGGGCCCGGCGCCTACCTGGGGGAGATCTCCCTGGTGCAGGACGCCCCCGTGTCCGCGCAGGTCCGCGCCCGCACGGCCGTCCGCGCGCTGCGCATCACCCGCGCGGGCTTCCAGCACTACCTGGACACGCATGACGCCGCGGCGCTGCGCATCTTCCGCCTCTTCACGCACAACCTCGCGGCGCGAGTGCGGGCGTTGAGCACCTGA